The following nucleotide sequence is from Corylus avellana chromosome ca7, CavTom2PMs-1.0.
TAGGGTTCGAATGGGCTTGATATAGCTCAAAGTTGCTCATGTCGAGCtcaattttttcatgttttcaaaCTGCATGCAAAATGAAAATGTTGTGTCTTTAAAAATACActattttaaaatctaaatcGTGATTTTACTAAACGCATAACTTCGTTTTCTAAAACCATATTTTCATTATctgcattttaaaattgctatttttcgAACTACACGATTTGAAACTGCTAAGCTAAATGGACAAATAGTTAATTACTTCAATTATGAATTACCTTATTCTAGTGAAAGTAATCTGTAAACAACCTTTTATTTTGCTTGAAATATAGTTTGAATGGTCAGAAAATATAACCACGTCCTTGTAGCTCCAATCAACATCTTCGAGTAGTCCCAAACGTACACAACAGCATGAACCTTTTTCATTAAAATCTAGATTACAAAAAGATTCCGTATGGGTAAAGGATTTTGACTGTCAATATCTCAGAAGGCATCATTGCATTGGCTAATgcttaaataacataataatctcttgtttgtttgtttgttggaaTATTACAAGGAATAACTTAAAATCCTCGATCGTCTTCATGCTTGAGCTTTCATAAGATTTCATTTGTTTAGAGTCAACATATATGCAGATACGAATATctcagtttaataaattaattgggttgaaaattttccttcaatctgatttgggaaaaataaaaaaatccttctctattttgttttctccaaccaaaaacacaaaaactatCACAAAATACAAATATGATAGATGAGAACACTTTTTcgataaaaagaaattaacaaatccaATCACTTGAGAGAAATCAAATCCAAATCATGATGGCATATTGCACAAGTAATTAcaagcaaaataaaaagaatagcTTTTCACTTGTAATAGATTACAGGCATACTGGAATTCTTATCCCAGGCCCCTCCCTCCTTGACATACTCTATATACCTTGCAAATTCCGGCTTGGCTGTAGTTTTCTTCTTCCGACCACCGCTGAAGAGGCTGAACAGTGGGTGGCTCTTGGTGACCTTGTTTGTAGGCTTCACCTGAGAGCTGGCTGGAAAGGCTAATTCCGGCGTTGACTTTGTTGGTGAACCAAATACTTGGGCTGGCAAGCTTGTAGACCTCTTCAAGTACTTCCCCTCCAAAGCACCAACACCACGCTCATCGGCTAATTTTTCATATGTCCGATGGTTTCTCCGAGTACTCAGGGCTCTAAACATGGCTTAATAGGGCAGGAAGCAGGAAAATGCTTGGGAATGGAAGGAAAAGGGCAGTTGACGATTGTGGATGAGAAACTAAATACTGGTATGCGCATGCCCTGCTTGACATATTAACCATGCTTCATGCTTAATTGggatttgtttattaatttgtaTCATTGTTGACATTGGAACTATTCCAACCACCCCGACCAAATGTCAAACCTTCATCCCACGGTCCATAGCAGCCTCACAAGACTTTTTCCGTCTaccataaaaataagaataatgctCATTTTCACATTCATTTCACATTGGCCAACTTAATGTATTTCACATTAACTGATGTGCCGTATTTTAAGTCACTGAAAACACGCAACGTCAACTGCATGAAATTagtgtgataaatgagtgtgaaaagtagtattactcaaaataaaaacaataacaaacaatctaaaacacaaaatatttaaaattattttcacttttatgtcacgTCAGaacattttgtttaaataaaaaacatgttAACAATCACACgatatcatgattttcttttcctaaaaAGTGTGGACATGGAAAATAGGTATGTTATCTTGCTTGGACATGGCAAAGAATGTCTACCAGATTGATGTGTGTTACAAATGCCTAACTTGATAAACCTTGCAGGAAATGTTCTACCTTTCTATAATCTTTGATTTCTCAGACTGATAGGCCGATGGCATTCTCCTGGCAGTGGTTACAGCCACCCAGCTACTCCCAGCTTCCTTGACCAGCCCTTTTGTGTTCGAAACGTTTCTCAGCTCATTCACAGAATCCCACCTGCCAATGGCTGCATAGAAATTTGATAGGAGTACATAATTCCCAGGCTTATTTGGCTCTAACTGCAGCAGACGGTTTGCAGCAAACTCACCCCTTGTCACATCCATGTTATGACTACAAGCATTCAACAATGCTGCCCACACGGCTGCAGTCGGCATGGTACCATGCTTAACCATGTCATGAAATAAACACCATGCTTCTTCTATCAAACCTGCCCTGCCTAAGATATCTATGAAGCAGGCATAATGCTCTGGACCCAGCTCCAAAGCATGCTTCTCCCGAGCTGAATTAAAACATTCGCGGCCTTGATCCACCAGTCCCGAATGCCCACAAGCTGATAAAAGAGCAAGAAATGTTACAGAATTTGGCAAGACACCACTCCCTTCCTCTCCCATCATTTTGTACAGCTCAAGAGCTTCAAGCCCATGCCCGTGCCTTCCATATGCATCTATCATACTTGTCCAGGAAACTACGCTTTTATTACAAATTCCATCAAACAGCAACCGAGCACTCAAAATTTTCCCACATTTCGCATACATGTCTAACATGATATTGCATAATTGGGTGTCATGAAGGAACCCCTGGCGTAACGCCACACAGTGTATCTGCTTTCCAATCCACAAGTCTGAATTCTCAGCGCAAGCTGCAAGAGCACTGGTAAGCGCAACAACATTGGGTTTCATCAAACACATAATCGAGAATGCCTCTTCATATTTTCGATTCCGAACACACCCAGAAATCAAAGAATTGCGCATCATATCATCCTTTCCACGGTCCAAACTGGAGAACACTGTAATAGCTTCCTCTATACACCCAATACTGGAGTAAAAGTCAATCAAAGCAGTGCCCAATACCACCAAATCACGGCCCATCACGACCACCAACCCATGAACCTGCTTACCCTGACGAAACGCCTTCAAAGAGGCACAAGCTTTAAGCACAGAACACAAAGTAAACTCACTACACTCCACTCTCTCCCTCCTCATTGCTTCAAAAACACCAAGCGCTTCTTTAGCAAGACCGTGCCTTAAAAAGCTCGACAGCATAGCATTCCAAGTCACAACGTCCCTGAATTCCATCTCATCAAACACCTTAATCGAGTCACCCAAGTACCCATATTTGGAGTACATGTCCATGAGGGCAGTTTTGCTCACAGCTCCAGAGTCAGAACCCCTTTTGATCATCAGCGCATGGACCTGTTTGCCGCGCTCGTGGCCTGGTAACTTTGAGCACGCGCCCAACATCGGCGTGAAAGTGTACGCATCAAGGTCGGAGCGCGTGCAGTGCATTCGACGGAAGAGAGCCCATGCGGCGAGAGCATTGTCATCGCGAACATACGAGGCGAGAAGGGAGTTAAGCGAGTAGAGGTCTCTATGGGGCGTTTCATCGAACAGGTGGGTATGTAAGTTCTTCGAAGAAACGGTTCTGATGCTGTTGGCGGGGAAGTTAAGTGAACGCAAGTTACGCAAGGAACTGTACGAGGTAGACATCACGAGCTCATGAAAATGTTGccaggtaaaaataaaaataaaaaaggaagaaaagaagcttGACAATATTAACTAGTTTTAAACTGCCCGTCGTTCGTCATAAGCATGAAATCTGTATGGATGTTTTCACTTTGTTTAGTGCCGCCACACTTCTAAAAGGGTGTCACAGTTCGGATtaaataatactataaattatacttttattctACAATTAGCATATAATATTGATGTCAGAttcaatattacaaaataattatgaaataaaaatataatatataatatctcTCTCAGCAAGGTAAAATAGtggtagaataaaaatatatttgctagcattattgtaaatttaattgtttagtaattCACGTGATAAATATTATAGAAACTgccttataataaaaattataatatctcTGGGATTAAACACCTTAATAGATTCTGTCCAAAGGCTTTGACGAAAATATGTAAGGCCAGTGGTCGATGTCCGACTCTTTCTTTAGAGCATCATATGGTCGCGTCGCGTGGCTAAATGCTTCTCTGGTAATAATGGGCTTTAGCTTATTAATGCTTACGAGGCAATTCTAATGATCCATGGCAAAAAGCTAGATCTATTTCTGGGTTTATGTTGCATCCAGAAATCAAAGCAAAATCAaccgtcaatttttgtaatGCTGCTTTTTCTTTCCATATATTTTACTTTACTCCAATGAACACTGGGTGGAATGTCCAATTTTGAACAGTTCATTAATATTTGCTTCTAACCTCCTCTATACTTTTGAGTTTGAGCTTACATTGATTCAGGGGCTACATAGATAAAGAGAATTATCAGATGGACATACAGATATACACTTGCagtataaaattacaaaatgtgCAGCTTGATTCTGTATGTGTATTCATCGTACATACTGACATCTCGGCTACCGCTCTTCTGAGTTGAATTTGTTCCAAGCTTCCTAGAGACAGAGACCAACAGAAACATAAGTAACAGCAGAAAGATATGGTTATCCAACTAGAGTGTTTCAGTCAACAAAAATGGAAGTGCAATTGCAACAAAACACTAGTCTTTTATTTATGCTAAATAGGGATATAACTCGGTCCTCTCAGGTATTCGAAGACTCGAACCGACTGACCAAGTTGTGTTGGCTAGCAATATCAGGTATACAGCATATGAAGATGAATATCAGGTATACAGCATATGTGGTATTCGCTCCAGCCCCTAAAATCTTAATGCTGCCTAGCAATATCAGGTATACAGCAGAGGCCATTTGCTTCAAATGCAAGCTAAAAATCGTTCATTCGAGACATCACAAGCATATGAAGATGAATCCCTTCACCTCCCAGGCATAAATAAAAgtagaaatataataataactTGAAATTTATGAAGAAGATGGCAAGCCCAGAACACACCTTCAGAAGATCAAAGACCTTTTCACATATGTACTTCTGCTGAATGCTTGCACCCCGCTGTTGTAATTTATCAGGATGAACACAAAGAGTGGCTTTCCTGTAAGCTTTCTTTACAGCAGCAGCAGTTATGACTTCTGTTAAAGGGATTGGCTGCCAACCACAGTCAGGCCCAAGGATCTGCCAATGAAGAGAAATTAGTTATACAGTAAACACCACCAAAGCTTGAGTTTACAAagaaactaaagagaaaaggtACAGTCATTTGGTTATTCATTTGCTAGCCAAATTCAAACATCTCAATTTTACTTCTGACAACGCTAATCATATGGAGCATAATGCAAGCATAGACAATCAAGAAAAAAGGTTCTGCAGTCAATATCAGATTCTTTATAGTATCAAgtcccttttcctttttatgaaGCTCTTGAGAACTGCAATGAATGCGTACATTTACATACATCTCCAAGAACTGCTATGAATGGTACCAACTACCAAGTGCTTTGTATACCATAGCACCACTCAAACAAAACGGAAGACAAGTATATGCCATGATTTAAGTAGGAAAATAGCACATACATATTGCAGTGTCGAAAGCAATGCACGCAGATTCCCTTCTTTTCCACTTGACCACCTCCTAACATCAGCATCCAACGTTTCTGCTAATCTCTGCAAACAATATTAGAtccaaaactatcaattacaaaTATAGACAAACTTTGAAATTCTAGAATTTTCTTCACTATTTAAAAGATTTTTACATTTCTCTCAGCTTGCTCTCTCTGAGCAAGGAGATCACGCATATTTTTCTCTGCAAGAGCTTTTGCCTGAAACAACACCAGAAAACTTGGGTTATCTTTGTTACATATTAAATAACAATCCAAATGTCGTGCACAAGGAAGAAAGCCATACTGCACGTTCAGTTGTACGCTGATGCCTCTCGAATCTAGCTTTACACCTCTGAGGTGATTCACCTTCAACTCCTTCAGATCTCTCAGCATGATAGGCAGCTTTTGCAGAAAAAGATAAGTCGTTTAGAAGCAGTCAAGCAGAAGGCAGTTGGAAATTgaaagagaatgaaaagaagttaaagaaaacattttacagcAACAGAGATCTACAGCAGGTGCTTCCAGGGTCACATACCTCCATAAACTAAGGAAGAAGAGCTCTGTTTCATTTCACTATTTCTGAAAGAAGCC
It contains:
- the LOC132187790 gene encoding pentatricopeptide repeat-containing protein At5g66500, mitochondrial, with the translated sequence MSTSYSSLRNLRSLNFPANSIRTVSSKNLHTHLFDETPHRDLYSLNSLLASYVRDDNALAAWALFRRMHCTRSDLDAYTFTPMLGACSKLPGHERGKQVHALMIKRGSDSGAVSKTALMDMYSKYGYLGDSIKVFDEMEFRDVVTWNAMLSSFLRHGLAKEALGVFEAMRRERVECSEFTLCSVLKACASLKAFRQGKQVHGLVVVMGRDLVVLGTALIDFYSSIGCIEEAITVFSSLDRGKDDMMRNSLISGCVRNRKYEEAFSIMCLMKPNVVALTSALAACAENSDLWIGKQIHCVALRQGFLHDTQLCNIMLDMYAKCGKILSARLLFDGICNKSVVSWTSMIDAYGRHGHGLEALELYKMMGEEGSGVLPNSVTFLALLSACGHSGLVDQGRECFNSAREKHALELGPEHYACFIDILGRAGLIEEAWCLFHDMVKHGTMPTAAVWAALLNACSHNMDVTRGEFAANRLLQLEPNKPGNYVLLSNFYAAIGRWDSVNELRNVSNTKGLVKEAGSSWVAVTTARRMPSAYQSEKSKIIES
- the LOC132187791 gene encoding uncharacterized protein LOC132187791; its protein translation is MFRALSTRRNHRTYEKLADERGVGALEGKYLKRSTSLPAQVFGSPTKSTPELAFPASSQVKPTNKVTKSHPLFSLFSGGRKKKTTAKPEFARYIEYVKEGGAWDKNSSMPVIYYK